Proteins co-encoded in one Prunus persica cultivar Lovell chromosome G6, Prunus_persica_NCBIv2, whole genome shotgun sequence genomic window:
- the LOC18775155 gene encoding L-type lectin-domain containing receptor kinase IV.1: protein MFFKLVLVILVSLAAAEDLNFTYNGFLSANLSLDGVAQVTSNGLLKLTNDSGNDNVLGHAFYPNPVTFKNSSNATAFSFSTTFVFAIRSGFGLRLGGQGIAFVIAPTRGLPGGSLIQYLGVFNQTNNGNASNHIFAVELDPIQNPEFGDIDNNHVGIDINGLRSVSSTPAGYHALNNGGFRNLTLISGQPMQVWVEYDGIQKQINVTLGPINVDKPHIPLLSLKYDLSTVLNTTMYVGFSSTAGAVFTSHYVLGWSFEMNGQAPELVLSQLPKLPRIGPKKISNFLTVGVPVMSVSLVLLVVSGLIYFIRRKRKFAELLEDWELEYGPQRFKYKDLYIATKGFKENELLGTGGFGKVYRGILPTSKIEIAVKRVSHESRQGMKEFVAEIVSIGRLRHRNLVSLLGYCRRKGELLLVYDYMPNGSLDKYLYDCPTVTLNWSQRFRVITGVASGLFYLHEEWEQVVIHRDVKASNVLLDGELNARLGDFGLARLYDHGTDPQTTHIVGTLGYLAPEHIRSGRATTSTDVFAFGAFLLEVACGRRPIEAQGPDQDLILVDWVFSFWNRGAILEARDQNLSSEFVAEEVELVLKLGMLCSHSEPTARPSMRQVVQYLEGDIALPELSLLGFSSNGLTFAHHEGFDDFAMSYSSSLGKGFSHSSYAAESAFLSGGR from the coding sequence CAGCTGAAGATCTCAATTTCACCTACAATGGTTTCCTGTCTGCTAATCTTAGCCTAGATGGCGTAGCCCAAGTCACATCCAATGGCCTTCTGAAGCTTACAAATGACTCTGGAAATGACAATGTACTCGGCCATGCCTTCTACCCCAACCCAGTAACCTTCAAGAACTCATCCAATGCTACCGCTTTCTCCTTCTCTACCACTTTTGTGTTCGCTATCAGATCCGGATTCGGACTGCGTTTGGGTGGCCAAGGAATTGCCTTTGTCATTGCTCCGACAAGAGGTCTCCCCGGAGGTTCTCTAATTCAGTACCTGGGCGTTTTCAATCAAACCAACAATGGCAACGCCAGCAACCATATTTTTGCTGTAGAGCTTGACCCCATACAGAACCCCGAGTTTGGCGACATCGACAACAACCATGTTGGGATTGATATCAATGGTTTGCGCTCAGTGAGCTCAACTCCAGCGGGATATCATGCTCTAAACAATGGCGGTTTCCGAAACTTGACCCTCATCAGTGGTCAACCAATGCAAGTTTGGGTGGAGTATGATGGTATCCAGAAGCAAATCAATGTCACTTTGGGTCCAATCAATGTTGATAAACCCCATATTCCACTCTTATCTTTGAAGTATGACCTTTCCACGGTCCTTAATACGACCATGTATGTTGGCTTCTCCTCTACTGCTGGCGCAGTCTTCACATCTCATTATGTTCTAGGATGGAGCTTTGAGATGAATGGCCAGGCTCCAGAACTTGTTCTCTCACAACTTCCAAAGCTGCCCCGGATAGGACCTAAAAAAATATCTAATTTTTTGACCGTTGGGGTGCCTGTGATGTCTGTGAGTTTGGTTTTGCTAGTTGTTTCAggtttaatttatttcataagaaggaagaggaagtTTGCAGAATTACTTGAAGATTGGGAGCTTGAGTATGGGCCTCAAAGGTTTAAATACAAAGACTTATATATTGCCACAAAAGGATTTAAGGAGAATGAACTTTTGGGGACTGGGGGTTTTGGTAAAGTCTATAGAGGCATATTACCCACCTCAAAAATTGAGATTGCTGTGAAGAGAGTCTCACACGAATCGCGACAGGGGATGAAGGAATTTGTTGCAGAAATTGTGAGTATTGGCAGGCTTCGCCATCGAAATTTAGTCTCACTCTTGGGCTATTGCAGAAGAAAAGGGGAGCTGCTCTTGGTCTATGACTACATGCCTAATGGAAGCTTGGACAAGTACCTCTATGACTGCCCTACGGTCACTCTCAATTGGAGCCAGAGGTTTAGAGTGATCACAGGTGTGGCTTCAGGGTTATTCTATCTTCATGAAGAATGGGAACAAGTTGTGATTCACAGAGATGTGAAAGCCAGCAATGTGTTACTCGACGGTGAATTGAATGCAAGGCTAGGAGATTTTGGCCTTGCAAGATTATATGACCATGGAACAGACCCTCAAACTACTCATATAGTTGGAACACTTGGGTATCTAGCTCCAGAGCATATAAGATCAGGCCGGGCCACAACGAGCACCGATGTGTTTGCTTTCGGGGCATTTTTGCTCGAAGTAGCTTGTGGAAGAAGGCCAATAGAGGCACAAGGTCCAGACCAGGATTTGATTTTGGTTGATTgggtgttttctttttggaacaGAGGTGCCATTCTTGAGGCAAGAGATCAAAACTTGAGTTCTGAATTTGTAGCCGAGGAGGTGGAGTTGGTGTTGAAGCTTGGGATGTTGTGCTCTCATTCAGAGCCTACAGCCAGGCCAAGCATGCGCCAGGTTGTGCAGTATTTGGAAGGTGACATTGCTTTGCCAGAGCTCTCTCTTCTTGGGTTCTCTTCAAATGGCTTGACTTTTGCTCACCACGAaggttttgatgattttgcaATGTCATATTCGTCTTCTCTGGGCAAGGGGTTTTCACATTCATCATATGCTGCAGAGTCCGCATTCCTCTCGGGTGGTCGCTGA
- the LOC18773447 gene encoding uncharacterized protein LOC18773447, which yields MWEVQLSLNMKWKVIGHSFREFTCLAAYKKGFLDGCRHVVCLDGCHVKRPHPGQVLSVMGVDANNGMFPLAYAYVEIESNSTWLWFLELFCGDLNITNNHGYVFMTDKQKWLIYAVDALFPHTEHRHCLKHLYGNFYLEHRGLALKHQMEAIARATTVPWFHAKMRKILQLSKPTHDWLVEKDPRHWSSAYFKSDSKCDMFMNNLYEAFNCSIMDVRDKPVLTMLERIRLYIMLLMTGRRVFCEKWHGQVGPKIRNILEKNKGKAQWCIPKAAGQNKFEVMHHSGRTFAVDLNAHSCSCHAWDLNGIPYLHACAAISWFHGNPEDFCDAVYKKEAYLRAYEPMIMLMTSQDQWMKINLPQLLPLKYHKQPGRPKKTRKQVVDEPKQPANPYKLPRYDIPLKCGNCGGERHNRISCKEPRNPNIKSTRQRKIAKDKLAVRRRDGGDQSSGQQSMQLRQRKQASSSQGPSQSQASEVADASQSQPSQAADASQSQPSQASEPAKLSRI from the exons ATGTGGGAAGTACAGTTATCATTAAATATGAAATGGAAAGTGATAGGCCACAGTTTCAGAGAATTTACATGTCTTGCAGCCTACAAGAAGGGGTTTTTAGATGGTTGTAGGCATGTGGTTTGCTTGGATGGGTGTCATGTCAAAAGGCCTCACCCTGGGCAAGTGCTTTCTGTAATGGGAGTTGATGCAAACAACGGAATGTTTCCACTTGCCTATGCATATGTAGAGATTGAGAGCAATTCAACGTGGCTGTGGTTTTTAGAATTATTTTGTGGTGATCTGAATATTACGAATAACCATGGTTATGTATTTATGACTGACAAACAAAAATGGTTAATATATGCTGTGGATGCTCTATTCCCTCATACAGAGCATAGACATTGTTTGAAGCATCTATATGGAAACTTCTATTTGGAACATAGAGGTCTTGCCTTGAAACATCAAATGGAAGCAATTGCTAGGGCCACAACAGTGCCATGGTTTCATGCAAAGATGAGAAAGATATTGCAGTTGTCTAAACCTACACATGATTGGCTTGTAGAGAAAGATCCTAGGCATTGGAGTAGTGCATATTTCAAGAGTGATTCCAAGTGTGACATGTTTATGAACAATCTATATGAGGCATTCAACTGTAGCATAATGGATGTCAGAGACAAGCCTGTTTTGACAATGCTAGAAAGAATTCGGTTGTATATAATGTTGTTAATGACCGGAAGAAGGGTTTTCTGTGAGAAATGGCATGGACAAGTTGGgccaaaaattagaaatatattagagaaaaacaaaggaaaagctCAGTGGTGCATTCCTAAGGCTGCTGGACAGAATAAGTTTGAAGTAATGCACCATAGTGGCCGCACCTTTGCTGTTGATTTGAATGCCCACTCTTGTTCATGCCATGCTTGGGATTTGAATGGAATACCATATTTGCATGCTTGTGCTGCAATAAGTTGGTTTCATGGGAATCCAGAGGACTTTTGTGATGCAGTGTACAAGAAAGAGGCTTATTTGAGAGCCTATGAACCAATGATTATGCTTATGACTAGCCAAGATCAGTGGATGAAGATTAATTTACCTCAATTACTCCCTCTGAAATACCACAAGCAGCCTGGTAGGCCTAAGAAGACAAGAAAACAAGTTGTTGATGAGCCTAAACAACCTGCTAATCCATATAAGCTTCCTAGGTATGACATCCCTTTAAAGTGTGGCAATTGTGGTGGAGAAAGGCATAATCGAATTAGTTGTAAG GAACCTAGAAATCCCAACATAAAGTCTACTAGGCAGAGAAAAATTGCCAAGGACAAACTTGCA gTAAGAAGGAGAGATGGTGGAGACCAAAGTAGCGGACAACAGAGTATGCAATTAAGGCAAAGGAAACAAGCAAGCAGTTCCCAAGGGCCTTCTCAATCCCAGGCATCTGAAGTAGCTGATGCTTCTCAATCCCAACCATCTCAAGCAGCTGATGCTTCTCAATCCCAACCATCTCAAGCATCTGAACCTGCCAAACTATCTCGAATATAA
- the LOC109949743 gene encoding uncharacterized protein LOC109949743, giving the protein MVDSADMKSTSSGMTSRSRWESPNHPLYLHYSDQPGAVLVPQPLVEDNYSTWVQSMTMALTVKNKLGLVDGTVKKPNEDEHEELQQWNRCNNLVKTWLLGSMSKEISGSVINCKDARQMWLDLQERFSHVNIVQLFHIENEIHDCVQGNMMVSSYFTKLKGLWDERDVLCSIPACSCDTKKEITSYVETQKTMKFLMGLNDSYSTVRSNTLLLEPLPTVNKVYSLVLHHERQAEISSRKHTPSSEAAAFAVKNDGRETAPEDGGLRYGKCNKTNHSTQNCRAHLKCTFCGWKGHSFEYCCKRKAAAEAEQSHSSTSKGNQVAVHDKKDGMPNFPMPTFLFFPRRLQADARNVEHK; this is encoded by the coding sequence ATGGTTGATAGCGCAGACATGAAGTCAACCTCCTCAGGCATGACTTCGCGTTCAAGGTGGGAGAGCCCTAATCATCCACTCTATCTCCACTATTCGGACCAGCCTGGTGCAGTACTTGTGCCACAGCCATTGGTGGAAGACAATTATAGTACATGGGTTCAATCCATGACCATGGCCTTAACggtcaaaaacaaattaggGCTTGTTGATGGGACGGTCAAGAAGCCAAATGAAGATGAACATGAAGAATTGCAGCAATGGAATCGATGCAATAACTTGGTTAAGACGTGGCTCTTAGGATCCATGTCAAAAGAAATTTCAGGTAGTGTTATCAACTGCAAGGATGCAAGGCAGATGTGGCTCGATTTGCAAGAAAGGTTTTCTCATGTGAATATCGTTCAATTGTTTCACATAGAAAACGAGATTCATGACTGTGTCCAAGGTAACATGATGGTGAGTTCATATTTTACCAAATTAAAGGGCCTATGGGACGAACGTGACGTGCTGTGCTCCATCCCTGCATGTAGTTGTGATACAAAGAAGGAAATCACTTCTTATGTTGAAACCcagaaaacaatgaaatttctCATGGGGTTAAATGACTCCTATTCCACTGTTCGTAGTAATACCCTTCTTCTTGAGCCTTTACCCACAGTGAACAAGGTCTACTCTCTTGTTCTTCACCATGAGAGACAGGCAGAAATCTCAAGTAGAAAGCATACTCCCTCTTCTGAAGCGGCAGCTTTTGCTGTGAAGAATGATGGCCGAGAAACTGCACCAGAGGATGGTGGTCTTCGCTATGGAAAATGTAACAAGACAAATCACAGCACCCAAAACTGCCGTGCTCATCTCAAGTGCACTTTTTGTGGGTGGAAAGGTCATTCCTTCGAATATTGCTGCAAACGCAAAGCGGCTGCTGAAGCTGAACAAAGCCACTCATCCACTTCCAAGGGTAACCAAGTTGCCGTGCACGACAAAAAGGACGGGATGCCAAACTTTCCTATGCcaactttcctttttttcccaaGAAGATTGCAAGCAGATGCTCGCAATGTTGAGCACAAATAG